The proteins below are encoded in one region of Cyclopterus lumpus isolate fCycLum1 chromosome 8, fCycLum1.pri, whole genome shotgun sequence:
- the si:busm1-163l24.3 gene encoding uncharacterized protein si:busm1-163l24.3 isoform X2: protein MAELGRTVRVSGLPADIEDDRLKDKLIIHFQRARNGGGEINSVTIVKATSVSALITFDDSGVAQRVIQHRRYTLEVDEKKYKVIVTEHRESLDPDKVILSLSATVDHRHLPGGIKSLTSLNKSHPDIQINYNAIKDLCTLNGTYSNVQAALAQLFGHPKGPQSAENQDSGQPARSFQTAQKPHIQESEGQSSKPNKQREREKVHIGRPSDAYNPGPHRDHSPAGFVLKDTGQTEGAALQLPGHPTTSEEDFSLIVDADMFRYLQKHCRKEYQHILSQYGVDVVDMTNQGLTTLFLHVATGVGEDGQDQESLKLARKAISRLYEENETKICRDQLPKSILSLRGGQQRLMDTLGVRFPQLLLNEDDLNIYIIGSTSDVSEAKQLLLLGPSKVRGKKEDVASLLRYPPNDSGSSTRAHERRVLHTLYSTADSQGDRINEQKSKEDERRAEGSRKYKLAARFKDSGLAALGSRPTDFTLWGLSPPIRQTHQGPILSHDVLSETAGTSDERVSRALAQNTGGDILFKSRDALPSKASMPNKTSSKANLIDTGPKSVTSPFSTTESSSSGSTMFPPAGSGSTLKRARSFSGTPQQKAQVLSRKSQDDSARSTVRDRARSSSFSLQTGREKREVYNAEITVSSAMWKHIKEAYSSRVDDLTSDVQMKESCSEGSCNLTVTLRGANSSKVGSCQLGLQKLVDSVCVDFSVQTLHLSELGITDGADEILQACCAEVQGRFKKVTVQILNKGLYLYGPKVLCSKVGATLREVFSGEPAQIPEQQELSGPSTSKWSPTTCLQMNEDQSTSLHCYSNPQVMLESQTSKADGTDSSQGRRTDQRRDFSETELVNGAIHQLLVRKDPVIKEKVKKLKNRETAETDGQETEPFVSHTETGIDSASHVNDVMSTTTTPTDEDMALHKKEGTIHSTHKDSMQRRRAEVQEPPEEHGPGGLGCICVCGEREMLMKTKCGASVCSKCLDTVHVHCKVCHETEATTRGIKVKMKCCKLNITVPGYHADSAIKITYIIPDGVQGEGQPSPGEPFQGGVFEAFLPDGEKASKLVPRLKEALRKGLTFSVTGKDTRARVCWDCIPHKTTLNGGKSGNGYPDSTYLTRLSEVLTAKGIGEPPAKS, encoded by the exons ATGGCCGAGCTGGGCAGGACTGTGAGGGTGAGCGGTCTGCCCGCTGACATTGAGGATGACAGGCTGAAAGACAAGCTAATTATTCACTTCCAGAGAGCCAGGAATGGAGGAGGGGAAATAAACTCTGTCACCATTGTCAAGGCAACGTCCGTCTCTGCCCTCATCACCTTTGACGACAGTGGAG TGGCACAGAGAGTAATCCAACACAGACGGTACACTCTGGAAGTGGATGAAAAGAAGTATAAAGTCATTGTAACTGAGCACAGAGAAAGCCTGGACCCAGACAAG GTCATCCTAAGTTTATCAGCAACTGTTGACCACAGGCATCTTCCTGGGGGAATAAAGTCACTGACAAGCCTTAATAAGAGCCACCCTGATATCCAGATAAACTACAATGCTATCAAGGACTTGTGCACATTGAATGGCACCTATTCCAATGTCCAGGCTGCTCTGGCACAACTATTTGGCCATCCCAAAGGCCCACAATCAGCCGAAAACCAAGACTCGGGTCAACCTGCCAGGTCCTTTCAGACAGCGCAGAAGCCTCATATTCAAGAGTCAGAGGGTCAGAGCAGTAAACCTAATAAGCAAAGAGAACGAGAGAAAGTTCACATTGGCAGGCCCTCCGATGCGTACAACCCCGGCCCACATAGAGACCATTCACCTGCTGGATTTGTTTTGAAAGATACTGGCCAGACAGAGGGTGCAGCTCTGCAGCTTCCTGGGCATCCTACTACATCAGAGGAGGACTTCTCACTAATTGTGGATGCAGACATGTTCCGGTATCTCCAGAAACACTGCAGGAAGGAATACCAGCACATCCTTAGTCAGTATGGTGTTGATGTAGTGGATATGACAAATCAGGGGTTGACTACTCTGTTTTTGCACGTAGCAACAGGAGTGGGGGAGGATGGCCAGGATCAGGAGTCCCTGAAGTTGGCAAGAAAGGCAATAAGTAGGCTTTACGAGGAGAACGAGACCAAGATCTGTCGAGACCAGCTCCCCAAGAGTATCCTGTCCCTCAGGGGGGGGCAGCAAAGGTTGATGGACACCTTAGGTGTCAGatttcctcagcttcttctGAATGAAGATGACctaaatatttacattattggGAGCACTAGTGATGTGTCTGAGGCAAAGCAGTTACTTCTCCTGGGCCCTAGCAAAGTGAGGGGTAAAAAAGAGGATGTAGCCAGTCTTCTTAGATATCCTCCAAATGACTCTGGTTCATCAACTCGTGCTCATGAGCGGAGAGTCCTCCATACCTTGTACTCCACTGCAGATTCTCAGGGTGACCGGATAAATGAGCAGAAGTCaaaggaggatgagaggagagctGAAGGATCCAGAAAGTATAAACTAGCTGCTCGGTTTAAGGATTCAGGGCTTGCTGCATTAGGCAGTCGACCAACTGACTTCACCTTATGGGGGCTCTCGCCTCCCATTCGACAAACACACCAGGGGCCAATATTAAGTCATGATGTACTGTCAGAAACAGCAGGGACTTCTGATGAAAGAGTCTCCAGAGCATTAGCCCAAAACACTGGAGGGGACATCTTGTTTAAGAGTAGAGATGCTTTGCCTTCAAAAGCTTCAATGCCCAATAAAACCTCCTCGAAAGCAAATTTAATTGATACTGGACCAAAAAGTGTAACATCTCCCTTCAGCACAACTGAGTCCAGTTCGTCAGGAAGTACTATGTTTCCACCTGCTGGATCTGGATCCACCTTGAAGCGAGCCAGGAGTTTCTCGGGAACACCTCAGCAGAAGGCCCAAGTTTTGAGTCGGAAGAGTCAAGACGACTCCGCCAGGTCGACAGTCAGAGACAGGGCGAGGTCCTCTAGCTTCAGTCTCCAAACAGGGAGGGAAAAGCGGGAAGTCTACAATGCAGAGATTACAGTTTCCAGTGCCATGTGGAAGCACATAAAAGAAGCCTACAGCTCCCGAGTGGACGACCTGACTTCTGATGTCCAGATGAAAGAGAGCTGCTCAGAGGGTAGTTGTAATCTGACTGTCACCTTAAGAGGGGCAAACTCATCCAAAGTGGGTTCATGTCAGCTAGGTTTACAGAAGCTGGTTGATTCGGTTTGTGTAGACTTCTCTGTGCAAACGCTGCACCTGTCAGAGCTGGGCATCACTGATGGAGCAGATGAAATCTTACAGGCGTGTTGTGCTGAGGTGCAGGGCCGGTTCAAGAAAGTGACCGTGCAGATTTTAAATAAGGGTTTATATCTTTACGGCCCGAAAGTGTTGTGTTCTAAAGTAGGCGCTACACTGCGGGAGGTTTTTTCTGGAGAGCCGGCCCAAATTCCTGAACAACAGGAGCTCTCTGGCCCTTCTACCTCCAAATGGAGTCCAACCACATGTTTGCAAATGAATGAGGACCAAAGTACGAGCCTGCACTGTTACAGTAACCCTCAGGTGATGCTAGAGAGCCAAACAAGCAAAGCCGATGGGACTGATAGTAGCCAGGGAAGGAGAACAGACCAGAGAAGGGACTTCAGTGAGACAGAGCTTGTGAATGGAGCTATTCACCAACTGTTAGTGAGGAAAGACCCGGTCATTAAAGAGAAAGTGAAAAAGTTAAAAAACAGGGAAACGGCGGAGACAGATGGACAGGAGACTGAGCCATTTGTCAGCCACACTGAAACAGGAATTGATAGCGCGAGTCATGTGAATGACGtcatgtcaacaacaacaacccctaCGGATGAAGACATGGCCCTTCATAAGAAAGAGGGAACTATCCATTCTACCCACAAGGACAGTATGCAGCGAAGACGAGCAGAGGTCCAGGAGCCACCAGAGGAACACGGTCCTGGAGGCCTGgggtgcatctgtgtgtgtggagagcgTGAGATGTTGATGAAAACAAAGTGTGGAGCTAGCGTGTGCTCAAAGTGCCTGGACACTGTGCACGTCCACTGCAAAGTTTGCCATGAGACAGAGGCGACGACACGGGGCATCAAGGTTAAAATGAAATGCTGTAAACTAAACATCACTGTTCCTGGTTACCACGCCGACTCTGCGATCAAGATCACTTACATCATCCCGGATGGTGTCCAAGGG GAGGGTCAACCTTCTCCAGGAGAACCATTTCAAGGAGGGGTGTTTGAAGCCTTTCTTCCCGACGGCGAGAAGGCGAGTAAGCTGGTGCCACGGCTGAAAGAAGCACTCAGGAAGGGACTCACCTTCTCAGTGACTGGAAAAGACACACGGGCCAGAGTCTGCTGGGACTGCATCCCACACAAGACCACCCTAAATGGAGGCAAATCAGG gAACGGTTACCCAGATTCCACTTATTTGACTCGCTTGTCTGAAGTGTTGACCGCCAAAGGGATTGGAGAGCCACCAGCCAAATCTTAA
- the si:busm1-163l24.3 gene encoding uncharacterized protein si:busm1-163l24.3 isoform X1, with product MCERQISLISLPFLDTELCECGFPARLEIFQMAELGRTVRVSGLPADIEDDRLKDKLIIHFQRARNGGGEINSVTIVKATSVSALITFDDSGVAQRVIQHRRYTLEVDEKKYKVIVTEHRESLDPDKVILSLSATVDHRHLPGGIKSLTSLNKSHPDIQINYNAIKDLCTLNGTYSNVQAALAQLFGHPKGPQSAENQDSGQPARSFQTAQKPHIQESEGQSSKPNKQREREKVHIGRPSDAYNPGPHRDHSPAGFVLKDTGQTEGAALQLPGHPTTSEEDFSLIVDADMFRYLQKHCRKEYQHILSQYGVDVVDMTNQGLTTLFLHVATGVGEDGQDQESLKLARKAISRLYEENETKICRDQLPKSILSLRGGQQRLMDTLGVRFPQLLLNEDDLNIYIIGSTSDVSEAKQLLLLGPSKVRGKKEDVASLLRYPPNDSGSSTRAHERRVLHTLYSTADSQGDRINEQKSKEDERRAEGSRKYKLAARFKDSGLAALGSRPTDFTLWGLSPPIRQTHQGPILSHDVLSETAGTSDERVSRALAQNTGGDILFKSRDALPSKASMPNKTSSKANLIDTGPKSVTSPFSTTESSSSGSTMFPPAGSGSTLKRARSFSGTPQQKAQVLSRKSQDDSARSTVRDRARSSSFSLQTGREKREVYNAEITVSSAMWKHIKEAYSSRVDDLTSDVQMKESCSEGSCNLTVTLRGANSSKVGSCQLGLQKLVDSVCVDFSVQTLHLSELGITDGADEILQACCAEVQGRFKKVTVQILNKGLYLYGPKVLCSKVGATLREVFSGEPAQIPEQQELSGPSTSKWSPTTCLQMNEDQSTSLHCYSNPQVMLESQTSKADGTDSSQGRRTDQRRDFSETELVNGAIHQLLVRKDPVIKEKVKKLKNRETAETDGQETEPFVSHTETGIDSASHVNDVMSTTTTPTDEDMALHKKEGTIHSTHKDSMQRRRAEVQEPPEEHGPGGLGCICVCGEREMLMKTKCGASVCSKCLDTVHVHCKVCHETEATTRGIKVKMKCCKLNITVPGYHADSAIKITYIIPDGVQGEGQPSPGEPFQGGVFEAFLPDGEKASKLVPRLKEALRKGLTFSVTGKDTRARVCWDCIPHKTTLNGGKSGNGYPDSTYLTRLSEVLTAKGIGEPPAKS from the exons CAGATGGCCGAGCTGGGCAGGACTGTGAGGGTGAGCGGTCTGCCCGCTGACATTGAGGATGACAGGCTGAAAGACAAGCTAATTATTCACTTCCAGAGAGCCAGGAATGGAGGAGGGGAAATAAACTCTGTCACCATTGTCAAGGCAACGTCCGTCTCTGCCCTCATCACCTTTGACGACAGTGGAG TGGCACAGAGAGTAATCCAACACAGACGGTACACTCTGGAAGTGGATGAAAAGAAGTATAAAGTCATTGTAACTGAGCACAGAGAAAGCCTGGACCCAGACAAG GTCATCCTAAGTTTATCAGCAACTGTTGACCACAGGCATCTTCCTGGGGGAATAAAGTCACTGACAAGCCTTAATAAGAGCCACCCTGATATCCAGATAAACTACAATGCTATCAAGGACTTGTGCACATTGAATGGCACCTATTCCAATGTCCAGGCTGCTCTGGCACAACTATTTGGCCATCCCAAAGGCCCACAATCAGCCGAAAACCAAGACTCGGGTCAACCTGCCAGGTCCTTTCAGACAGCGCAGAAGCCTCATATTCAAGAGTCAGAGGGTCAGAGCAGTAAACCTAATAAGCAAAGAGAACGAGAGAAAGTTCACATTGGCAGGCCCTCCGATGCGTACAACCCCGGCCCACATAGAGACCATTCACCTGCTGGATTTGTTTTGAAAGATACTGGCCAGACAGAGGGTGCAGCTCTGCAGCTTCCTGGGCATCCTACTACATCAGAGGAGGACTTCTCACTAATTGTGGATGCAGACATGTTCCGGTATCTCCAGAAACACTGCAGGAAGGAATACCAGCACATCCTTAGTCAGTATGGTGTTGATGTAGTGGATATGACAAATCAGGGGTTGACTACTCTGTTTTTGCACGTAGCAACAGGAGTGGGGGAGGATGGCCAGGATCAGGAGTCCCTGAAGTTGGCAAGAAAGGCAATAAGTAGGCTTTACGAGGAGAACGAGACCAAGATCTGTCGAGACCAGCTCCCCAAGAGTATCCTGTCCCTCAGGGGGGGGCAGCAAAGGTTGATGGACACCTTAGGTGTCAGatttcctcagcttcttctGAATGAAGATGACctaaatatttacattattggGAGCACTAGTGATGTGTCTGAGGCAAAGCAGTTACTTCTCCTGGGCCCTAGCAAAGTGAGGGGTAAAAAAGAGGATGTAGCCAGTCTTCTTAGATATCCTCCAAATGACTCTGGTTCATCAACTCGTGCTCATGAGCGGAGAGTCCTCCATACCTTGTACTCCACTGCAGATTCTCAGGGTGACCGGATAAATGAGCAGAAGTCaaaggaggatgagaggagagctGAAGGATCCAGAAAGTATAAACTAGCTGCTCGGTTTAAGGATTCAGGGCTTGCTGCATTAGGCAGTCGACCAACTGACTTCACCTTATGGGGGCTCTCGCCTCCCATTCGACAAACACACCAGGGGCCAATATTAAGTCATGATGTACTGTCAGAAACAGCAGGGACTTCTGATGAAAGAGTCTCCAGAGCATTAGCCCAAAACACTGGAGGGGACATCTTGTTTAAGAGTAGAGATGCTTTGCCTTCAAAAGCTTCAATGCCCAATAAAACCTCCTCGAAAGCAAATTTAATTGATACTGGACCAAAAAGTGTAACATCTCCCTTCAGCACAACTGAGTCCAGTTCGTCAGGAAGTACTATGTTTCCACCTGCTGGATCTGGATCCACCTTGAAGCGAGCCAGGAGTTTCTCGGGAACACCTCAGCAGAAGGCCCAAGTTTTGAGTCGGAAGAGTCAAGACGACTCCGCCAGGTCGACAGTCAGAGACAGGGCGAGGTCCTCTAGCTTCAGTCTCCAAACAGGGAGGGAAAAGCGGGAAGTCTACAATGCAGAGATTACAGTTTCCAGTGCCATGTGGAAGCACATAAAAGAAGCCTACAGCTCCCGAGTGGACGACCTGACTTCTGATGTCCAGATGAAAGAGAGCTGCTCAGAGGGTAGTTGTAATCTGACTGTCACCTTAAGAGGGGCAAACTCATCCAAAGTGGGTTCATGTCAGCTAGGTTTACAGAAGCTGGTTGATTCGGTTTGTGTAGACTTCTCTGTGCAAACGCTGCACCTGTCAGAGCTGGGCATCACTGATGGAGCAGATGAAATCTTACAGGCGTGTTGTGCTGAGGTGCAGGGCCGGTTCAAGAAAGTGACCGTGCAGATTTTAAATAAGGGTTTATATCTTTACGGCCCGAAAGTGTTGTGTTCTAAAGTAGGCGCTACACTGCGGGAGGTTTTTTCTGGAGAGCCGGCCCAAATTCCTGAACAACAGGAGCTCTCTGGCCCTTCTACCTCCAAATGGAGTCCAACCACATGTTTGCAAATGAATGAGGACCAAAGTACGAGCCTGCACTGTTACAGTAACCCTCAGGTGATGCTAGAGAGCCAAACAAGCAAAGCCGATGGGACTGATAGTAGCCAGGGAAGGAGAACAGACCAGAGAAGGGACTTCAGTGAGACAGAGCTTGTGAATGGAGCTATTCACCAACTGTTAGTGAGGAAAGACCCGGTCATTAAAGAGAAAGTGAAAAAGTTAAAAAACAGGGAAACGGCGGAGACAGATGGACAGGAGACTGAGCCATTTGTCAGCCACACTGAAACAGGAATTGATAGCGCGAGTCATGTGAATGACGtcatgtcaacaacaacaacccctaCGGATGAAGACATGGCCCTTCATAAGAAAGAGGGAACTATCCATTCTACCCACAAGGACAGTATGCAGCGAAGACGAGCAGAGGTCCAGGAGCCACCAGAGGAACACGGTCCTGGAGGCCTGgggtgcatctgtgtgtgtggagagcgTGAGATGTTGATGAAAACAAAGTGTGGAGCTAGCGTGTGCTCAAAGTGCCTGGACACTGTGCACGTCCACTGCAAAGTTTGCCATGAGACAGAGGCGACGACACGGGGCATCAAGGTTAAAATGAAATGCTGTAAACTAAACATCACTGTTCCTGGTTACCACGCCGACTCTGCGATCAAGATCACTTACATCATCCCGGATGGTGTCCAAGGG GAGGGTCAACCTTCTCCAGGAGAACCATTTCAAGGAGGGGTGTTTGAAGCCTTTCTTCCCGACGGCGAGAAGGCGAGTAAGCTGGTGCCACGGCTGAAAGAAGCACTCAGGAAGGGACTCACCTTCTCAGTGACTGGAAAAGACACACGGGCCAGAGTCTGCTGGGACTGCATCCCACACAAGACCACCCTAAATGGAGGCAAATCAGG gAACGGTTACCCAGATTCCACTTATTTGACTCGCTTGTCTGAAGTGTTGACCGCCAAAGGGATTGGAGAGCCACCAGCCAAATCTTAA